In a genomic window of Carassius gibelio isolate Cgi1373 ecotype wild population from Czech Republic chromosome A3, carGib1.2-hapl.c, whole genome shotgun sequence:
- the LOC127950768 gene encoding uncharacterized protein LOC127950768, protein MRKVPPPNRESKFQWIERDCEGRPLLKRKSRSGKTRMRSSATVLNPCDPAEEVSMVTEQNMSQHLLDSEMQKLQEILATTVEASDGPPSTSSSWSLRQSAAQDEWQKARPYHLDCLLFSRVVKENKCSQCSSPAIIRCRDCMPEEWLCMECDIICHKKLVLHNRESCIDGFYRPIPPTVCCVKENGRCTLKNQVRLLPTVRPDRLCTCDPTNITESAGRVTILVCINGRYDLYLPNLACRVCLSQWTPDRSDLIRSGYWPASVNSETLFSVDVFSTFEEMKTVAPGLSRQGFLRLLEQRTEQFGRSGKIHGDAFQRSFVEYTFCQFLCEKMANVEHFTCPACTPNMLAVSADGNRKLYRFQHSKGSEEPYFEGIFIAKDVDVSSFVEEIRSKAKSTPGKGTCGATQWSAARETARRASKLDEEGLEVAVCRHGVILKGLNMYRGEIFPYPLFLQKELQAATNIHFYCTDISCKYWPYLQKMSVSMPELSPLLQMRPFLSVMHAKAHSTKCEIVWSGRNQEGAGATAGEEVEMVNSFLSRCALTTKYMTKSARNDMLTVHAIGWNRRKHDGLHLALSNRYVKTVRKAEGSQRSPRGWRT, encoded by the exons ATGAGAAAAGTGCCCCCCCCCAACCGGGAGAGTAAATTTCAGTGGATTGAGAGAGACTGTGAAGGTCGTCCACTGCTGAAAAGAAAGAGCAGAAGCGGAAAAACGCGTATGCGTTCTTCAGCTACAG TCCTGAATCCTTGTGACCCAGCTGAGGAGGTATCCATGGTGACAGAACAAAACATGTCTCAACACTTACTTG ACAGTGAGATGCAGAAACTGCAGGAGATTCTGGCAACAACTGTTGAAGCTTCAGATGGTCCTccttcaacatcatcatcatggAGCTTGCGACAGTCTGCAGCCCAAGATGAGTGGCAGAAAGCAAGGCCCTACCACCTGGACTGCTTGTTGTTCTCCAGGGTGGTCAAGGAAAATAAATGCAGTCAGTGCTCATCTCCTGCCATTATTCGTTGCAGAGACTGCATGCCTGAAGAGTGGCTGTGTATGGAGTGTGATATAATTTGCCACAAAAAACTGGTACTCCATAACAGGGAGTCGTGCATTGATGGATTTTACCGGCCCATTCCGCCAACGGTGTGCTGTGTGAAAGAAAATGGCAGATGTACATTAAAAAATCAAG TTCGGCTGTTGCCTACAGTGAGACCTGACCGACTGTGCACCTGTGACCCAACAAACATCACAGAATCTGCTGGAAGAGTAACTATTTTGGTTTGCATAAATG GTCGTTATGACTTGTACTTGCCCAATTTGGCGTGCAGAGTGTGTCTATCACAATGGACACCTGACAGAAGCGACCTCATAAGAAGTGGGTATTGGCCAGCATCTGTAAATTCTGAAACATTGTTTTCAGTGGATGTATTCAGCACATTTGAGGAGATGAAAACCGTTGCTCCGGGTTTGTCAAGACAAGGCTTTTTGCGGTTGTTAGAGCAGAGGACAGAGCAGTTTGGAAGG AGCGGTAAAATACATGGAGATGCATTTCAAAGGAGCTTTGTGGAATACACTTTCTGCCAGTTTTTATGTGAGAAAATGGCAAATGTGGAGCACTTCACCTGCCCAGCATGTACACCCAACATGCTTGCGGTTTCTGCAGACGGCAACAGAAAACTGTACAGGTTTCAACACTCTAAAGG GTCAGAGGAACCATACTTTGAGGGCATCTTCATTGCCAAAGATGTGGACGTATCCTCTTTCGTTGAAGAAATCAGGAGTAAAGCGAAAAGT aCTCCAGGAAAAGGCACTTGTGGTGCTACTCAGTGGTCTGCTGCCAGGGAGACTGCCAGAAGAGCTAGCAAACTTGATGAAGAGGGTCTTGAGGTAGCTGTTTGCAGGCATGGGGTGATATTAAAGGGTCTCAACATGTACAGGGGGGAGATCTTTCCGTATCCCCTATTCCTGCAGAAGGAGCTTCAGGCAGCCACAAACATACATTTCTACTGCACTGACATCTCATGCAAGTACTGGCCCTATCTTCAGAAGATGTCAGTCTCTATGCCTGAACTGAGCCCTCTTCTTCAAATGAGACCATTTCTGTCAGTCATGCACGCCAAGGCCCATTCAACTAAGTGTGAG ATTGTCTGGAGTGGTAGGAATCAGGAGGGTGCTGGCGCAACTGCAGGGGAAGAGGTGGAAATGGTGAACAGTTTCCTCTCTCGTTGTGCTCTCACAACGAAGTACATGACCAAATCTG CTCGCAATGACATGCTGACTGTACATGCAATTGGGTGGAATAGACGCAAGCATGATGGCCTTCATCTTGCATTGTCCAACAGATATGTCAAG ACCGTCCGAAAGGCTGAGGGGTCCCAGAGGAGTCCCAGAGGCTGGAGAA